A segment of the Caloenas nicobarica isolate bCalNic1 chromosome 12, bCalNic1.hap1, whole genome shotgun sequence genome:
TTCCCTTCTTGTGTATTGGTCATAAACAGGATTTTAATCACCACCTTACGGAGTGAGAGTAGCTTTCTTGCTGGGATCTGTAATGAACACTTGCACCGGCACATTGCCCTGATATCGCCCGCTATGTAAcgattaaaaaatgtaaattctcAAGCTTGATACAAGGTCGTCCTCCTGAAGTAGATTTGTCGGCAAACTGAGAGTTTAGATTGCAACAAACGGGTGGGGAAGCTGCTGCCCTTGGGTTTGCAAGGCAGCGTGAATATTCATTGtagaggcagcagcaggtgaaTCGTAATTACAGCCGTTCTTCGGGATCGACCTCGGGTATCCGCATGAGATGGCACCAGGCTTCGAAATTAAAATATCTGGAAAAACTGTCAAAACAGGTATTGTTAGTCCTGTGAGGTGCCTGTACCAACATGGTCAAACGTGTCTCCAACTGTCTTTCATTAAAACGGAGAAAAAAACTTAACGGCAGAGTCGATTATACCATTAAGCGGCATTCTTTATGTTATCAgcactggggatcatcctccataagtgctccaaaggctGGATGCTCTTGCGCTgtttatattcacataattattactcgtgcattacaatttttgaaaattttgacatgtatctatactaagaaataattgatgatgttaCTTACAATTGTTTcgtttcttacttacaatattctattaattattagttaaatataaactaagcactctgcttctaaacgATTTTGCATCTCCCTCTTGTCACGCAGAAgcatctaaaacttgaaaaataatcccctcattttgcaggtggtcaggAAGCATTGATCATGCCAATTGGTCGACGATGGGTATGTCTTTAAGTTAACCACAGTGTAcgttaatttagcagcttctcttcatcaCGAGTGGGGAATGCGCTCAGCCTGCCACCCAATGCTGGTGGCCTTGCgtgttgaggaaaaaaaaaaaaaaagtgggttttttcctgaaatatccCCCGAGAGCTTCGGCTGTACCCGTGCTGGGAGGGAAAGGGGGGGTGAGAGCGGAGCAGGGGGCCCGGGGACAGCAGAGGGGGCTCTcgggggctgctcagcaccccaaaaccagcccaggGCTTTTGAGGCACCcaccccctgcccgcacccaagatggcggcggcggcgccgctccGCGGAGCTCTCGCGAGGTttgcggcggggccgcgccgctgCGCCGGGCAAATGGCGGCGCGGAGGCCGGGCCGGCCGGGCGGGCTGAGGTGAGGCCGGGGAGGCGGGCGGCACCGCCATGGAGCACATCACCACCCCGAAGGTAaggggccgcgccgccccgggaGCCTCGCCGCCCTCCCGCCGGGATCCCCGCGGcgctggggggtccctgggccGGGACGCTGAGGTGAAGCCCCtgaggggcggcggggctgggcgggcaGCGCCCTGCCTTTCCaactacttttttaaaaaattattattttaaggtCGTGATGAATTCCAATAAACCAGATACCTTCGCTTTCCTTCAAGGCAGAGGTATCGCCGACCGCCCCTTGTGCTTCTCAGGCGGGTCACGGATGAGCCTGGGAAGCTTAAAGCTGCTTGTGGTGGTTGTTGAGGTGTTTCCTGCTCTGGTGGTGTTGGAAAGGAAATTTTTAGTAAAGATACCGGTCGAAAGGTGGTTTTGGGTGGGATTCGCGTGAACTTTTTTTATATCAAAGTGCACAGACCCCTTCGTTCTGAAGAAGTgaattaaaatgtgcttttccagTTGAACGAAGCGAAACGGGAGCTCTGGTAATGCTGCGCTCatgacagctaaaaaaaaaatgtgtatttactCCAGGCAACTGCCTATccatttgttcatttgtttattttaataccaCAAAGggtgctgtgttttattttgttttattctttaggATATTAGTTTGGGGATGCTCGTTACCCGTGCGCCTAAGGTGCTTTGCTGGACTTGCTTGTCTCTAGAGACCTGAAAAAGGGCAATATtagatataataataatatgtgCTGAAAAACATGATGTACTAGGAAAACATACAGCTGAGACCTCTGCTCTTTTTTGCTGACATGTTTCATGCTTTCTCTCAGACCAATGACCCCCTAAGGAAATCTTACACATTCTATACCCAGAATTAATGTATCGTATATTGATAAATTGTCCGTTTTCGTTGTCCTTcaaaaatttttttccattacttttGCTTcatgatgaaagaaaaattccatCTACGGTTATTAAGAAGCAAAGCGGCCAGGAGAGAATCAAACAAATAATCTAAAaaacttcaatattttattatgtttgcATTGATGTTTTTAGAACTTTTTATTAATTAGCTTAGTGTGGTTTATGAAGGACACTTACATGCCTGGGAAGTATGTTACAAGAAGTAGCTACTAATACTTTTTTGTAGCGACTGAACAGGTGGAAGTCAGACTGGAGAGGGCTGTTTCTTTCCCAGCAACAGTGTGGTTGTCCTGAACATGGACAGTCTTTCCTTTCACAGACCTTTGTCTCGTTATTTCTGCAGCCTTGCACAGTAATGAACTGCGATCATCTTGGCTCCAAATCCAGCAATCCTGTTATTCACACTGGTGCTAAACCTTGGCTATTTGCTTAACCTTTTTGGCTCTAATTGCTGgggaaataatttgaatttataGTGTAAAGCTGAACTAATATTGTGGGGGAGACTTTAattcttatatttttctgtctttcttcctGTGTTGTGTATTAGCAGTTACGTGACTGCTGTTCAACAGGTGCTTAGATATTTCCTGGGTCAAAGTTAAATTCCTTTTCTCATACTATTTTTATGTTGCAGgttgaaaatgtgaaattacTAGATCGCTATACAAATAGGAAGGCAGCAAATGGGACGTTATACCTGACAGCCACCCACCTCATCTATGTAGAtgcttctgctgaagtcagaaaagaaacatgggTATGTTGTGATACTGGGAGTCTGTTTAAACACGAGTGTAAAAATGACTTTATATCTTGTATCCAGAATGAACAGGTGTGAATTCCAAAGTTGTAGTGGTCTTTTATAGCATTTTGATAGCAAATGCTTAACAGAAACAGCTGTTTTGGAAGGAAATGAACGCAATGGTAGTGTAACTTGATGGAGGTCACTCACTGAGTTAGTGTTAGTTCCAGTAATACAAAAACCTTGTCTAGTTTCCTATCTCAAACTTAACATACTAAGCCACCAAACTTGAATTTACAGCTTTTACAAGTGCAAACTTAGCACTGAAATTAGCAGCATTTTTTGTTAACTCTAAAGTAAAATAGGGATGACAACATGTTGCATATGGTGGAGTGGAGGGAAAGCAAAGTGAACCTGGTAAACTGAGCTGCAGATCAGTCTCTAAAAGTAATTTATATTATGTGTCTGTATTTTTTAGATCTTGTGCTTAGTTATCTAGCCTTTGGGTGCACAGTCTGGATGTTTATTATGTTTGTTTGATAAATATCACAGGTAAACTCATTTTCTGCGGCTAGTTAGATGCACTAAGCATAAATAGCCAATAGTATTGCAAGAACTTAATATCTGCTTGTACTGCTCGCAACCTTATCAGTGGCTTCTGAAAAACgttatttcctgtttttcagattCTGCATCACCATATTGCAACTGTAGAAAAATTGCCTCTGACCACGGCTGGGTATCCACTCCTTATTCACTGCAAGAACTTCCGCATGGCGCACTTTGTTATCGGGCAGGAACGCGACTGCCATGAAGTGTATACCTCACTGCTGAAACTTTCACAACCAGGTATGTAGGATGGGAGTCTGGTTTGGAAATCCCTGAAATGCTTGAAGCTGGAAGGCTCGTCTGCCTGCCCGACGGTGGGTTTTGCGGTGTCAGTGCATGAGGGGAAGGATGTGAAATCAGAATCGGTTTCCTCTGCCAGACACAATCAGTAAGTGAAGTGCTGCCCTGTGGACCGGGGCATTGGCTTCTGAACTAAACACAAATCTTTGTGGCAGTGGGAATGAGATGGTCTCCCAGAAGTAACTTCTGAGAAACCCACACAAAGTTCGTTTTCCCGACTCAGGCTGTATGCAGCacctcaggttttttttcttgtagctcATGCTGGGTCATCGTAAAGCATTTCTGTGACTTACCCCTTGGCCGCGTGTTGTTCTGCCCTTTCCAGTTGATCCAGGTGTTCACAGAATTCTGGACTCCCACAAATAAAGCTTTAAACATTGGCATCTTTAATTTGTTTCCTAATAGCATGTTAGGCTGCTCTTTAGTTTTTGTCTCCTTTCAGTTGTGAAGTGCTGTGCTTCACCCTGGCTGCCCTGACCTGGAGTCGCTCCTAAGAAAAACATCCTCAAAAgcctgtgttctgttttggcTTCAGCTATTTGGTCCATCACAGATGGACCTTCAGGCTCCTTGTTCTTGCAGGACAGCATTCCGCCAAGTTTCCTACCTGGCTTCTGCCTACGGCGGCTTCTGGTTTTTGAAGTGCCCCTTTGTCGAACCAGTAGTTGGAGTTCGATGTTATTATAAGGAGGCCATTTGTAATTGCATTTTGTAATTAAGTCACAAgtgtaagggaagggaattgacAGCACCAGTCTGCATCATGCTGGCCATCACATAGGACTTGAATAGGAATACTGTGGTAGAAATGGTTTTTGCTAAgttcggggtttttttgattgaaGTTAAGGCTTGTGTCTATTCCCAGCATCTCTCTTGTCCTCTGAGCTTTGGAGTTTTCTTAGTTCCAGAGTTCTAACTCTAATGCTGTACTTGGCAAGTTTCTGGTGTTATGTTTAGAAGCTGTCGTTGTTCTTTCCGTTTTGAAAATTAGAGACCTACGTAGCATGTTGAAGCGTGGGAGCTGGCACTGCAGGGGATTATATCAGTTTCTTTTGTCTTGTGGTTATTGGTGTAATATGCTGTAGCTCTTTGTTCTATTTATGGATTTTAACAGTTCCcttttgttgctttaaaatttCTGTACGTATGCttcctttgtggtttttttggcagAGCATATAATTATTTATGATTTGCAAATGCATGACTGACAGCTATGGGTTACGTCTCCGGTAACCTGGCTACTTTATCAGACTCTGACAGGTTTCACTCTGTTGCTGCTGCCTTGGGAATCAGCTGAATGAGAGATTGGTTGGATTTGCATTTTatgaagagagggaaggaaactgGGATGCtagagatggagggaggaagaaattaCCATTTGTCAGACACAGCCTGAAGCTTTTGTTGGGCTGACAGTAATATTCAAGACATCCATCAAGTTTTCCATGTGGCTCAGAACTCACTGTTAAACAATGAACTTAAAGGTGCGCAAGAGCTGTTTTACGAACtcttcacagaaaatatatcttttaatgtatgttttcatttatcGATTAATTCTTGTGTAAATCTCATCTAACATGCCCGTTGCAGTAAATTCAGTAGGAAATAATTTGTTCAGGAAAAACTACTACTTTGAAGTTTTAATTAATTCTAACAAAATGTTTCAGCGTATCTCCCAGCATATGGGAACTGAAAATTGGAAATTCCCAAGGATTTGAATGTGAATTGTCGGCACTTGGTACTACCCCCAACAAAAACCTGTAAATGTGAGGTtgagaaattttaaatatcCATATTCCTCTGTGTGGTACTcaggtgttgttttgttttttggggtttttttaaggagcAAGAATCAGTCTAAAGTAGTTTGCTTAGATTAGTGAAGTACGCAAAGTGATACAAGAAAACTTCATGCTTCTGATCTTTGAGGAGGCAGAAGCCTAAGCAAAATAGCTGTTATTAAAATATAGCCAACTGTGCGGTGCAGTGGCATGGCCCTTTGGCTTCTATAGTAAATAATTTCTAAGTCTCCTGATCTTTCTTGACTGAGTAAtgtttttcagtccttttaTCAGTAGTGGTCAGCCTGCAGCTCGTTGCCTTGCACAGTGGGATTATCCAAAAGTTGGGCTTTAGGAAGAAGTGCTGACCTCTCCCTATGTCTTTGTATCTCTTTCTAActagttaattatttttttcttcttcccagcgAAGCCTGAAGAACTTTATGCTTTCTCTTATAATCCTAAAATGTCTAAAGAAAACCGGGAGATTGGATGGAAGCTGATTGATTTAAAAGTAGATTACCAACGTATGGGAATTCCAAACGACTATTGGGAAATAACGGATGCTAATAAAGACTACGAGGTAATTCTTGCCCAAAGTAGCCACTTAGGTGCCGTATCTGTTACTAATGACATACAGCAGTCTTTCCACTGCTGCATAAGTGATgcctctggggaggaatgagctCAGTTGGTTTTAATCGAAGCAGCATCGTCTTGATGTGAACTTGCGGATAACGATGTTATGGAAGAACAGAACAGAGCTGCAGAGTCACCTTGGTTTGCTTTGATCCCCCTGGCAAAGCACCAGATACTCATTTTTCCAGAGAGATGTCAAACCATCTGTTCTGAAAAGCCTGAAGTACCCTTAGCTGCTTCTGGTATTTCCAAACCCTGTCCCACCAGGCTGGTGACAGATGTGcggaagagaaataaatggcAGCAGTTTGGCTTGGGGGGGAATGAGCCAGAGTGGAAAGGGACTAGGtaaggaaggaagaaacagtaacagaaaacagacattttttttccttgcttggcTGGATCTTCTGCTAAATAGGGCTCTCAGTCATTTCGGTCCTaactggctgctgctggaattttcttctctttctccctgtaAGGCCAGGTTGGATCTACACaacattaaatgaaaagcatttttcaggaAACTTACTCAAACTCCTGCTTCttattatttcctattttatttctttggatgTTGTGTACAGTCAGATGTTTTCGtctaaaagacaaagcaaataaCTCTAAGGAAGATACCAATATATTCAGTCTTGAATCCCTTCCCCCTGCTCtccactcccttccccactcattttctttactgttaTGCTTTGGgttgaagaaataaaatcttgtgCCATCATAAGCGACTGGTAATTTTAAATGACTGTATCTTGGATACCTGAATTGAGATATGACGCCAGAGGTGTTTTTTCCATTAGCTGATTCGGGTATCTGAATGTGGGCATCTAAAATCATTAATCACTTTGAAGCTTCACTTGTGAATGTGTAACTCTGAAGTGCCAGCGCTTTATAATTTCCTCAGGGTTTCCAGCTTATGTCTTAAATTTTCAAGCCTCAAATAAAGCCGGACTTGGAGAATAGCTTATCTGTGAATTACGGGCTGAAAAGACTGTACTGTGAGGAGAAAGGATAAAGCTGGTCTCTGTGGATGCTGCCTGATTGCTGGAAGCTCATTTCAAGTTGAATAGGATTTAGAGGGAACTTTTAAACTACGGTTgttcttaatttctcttttcgTGATAAATCAGAAACTTTCATAAAATTTATGGATTTAAAGAACTTTTACTATGTATCGTGTACTGTgcagtctggttttgttttgtttttttaggtTCAATTGCAaaatttgtttccttcacattattttattttgctcctattcctgtgttgtttttttgaaatGCATCTTGACGGCTCGAAACTTCAGATGTTGACTGTGTTAGATAAGCTGTGGCAAACAATCTGTTCCTGTTGTTTACAAATGCTAGATTGTAAGCTAAAAACGGATTTGTCATGAATTTTGAATTGCTAGTgatatctggattttttttctttcctctcactTAGGTTTGCAACACATATCCTCCAGAAATAGTGGTGCCTAGAGCTGCTAATAAGGCCGTGGTGATCGGAAGTTCAAGGTTCAGAAGCAGAGGGCGGATTCCGGTGCTTTCTTACttatacaaagaaaacaatgttaGTTCTTCGTCTGCTGTCTTTGTGGGGCGTAAGGGTTCCCCTTCTTGTCCAGTCCCCTTCCAGTGAAAGAATTAGATAATTATTAGAGCatattaattttgtatttgagaACTGTGCTTCTCTTAACAGTTTTAGTATTAGTTTGTTCTGAATCGCAGAATAAGCTGGTTAAAAAACACTTGGGATGTGTCCACAGCTGTGCAAAAAGCACAAACTTTCCAAGCTTCCTGTCTGGAAATTTATCAGCTTTCAGCAATGCCTTGTTACGTGGGGATTTTTCAATTCTACTGCTTAGGTATGTTGAATAATGTTTTAACAAGGTACATGTTAACTCAGCTGGATTTTCTTAGAATTGATGGAGGGAACCACCCTGAAGTAAATCCCCATTAGGTCAGAATAAGTGAAggtttcagtttgatttttttttttttttttcctcctctccactGAAGACCAGAATGTAAATTTTTAGCTTTGCTGTCTCAGCAGTGTTTTGATGCAGATGTCAGCAAAATGCTGTCACATCAAATTGTCGTTTTCCTGAGGAAGTGTCCTTTGACCTGGGCAACTCTATGTAGTTGTGCTGGCAACTATTGAAATTTCCCTGAAGCGTACTTAGTGCAGTTCTGAGTGTGGAACAGTAACAACCAATAAGCAAAGTTGTACAAAATAATGCTTCAGAGAGTAGAAACTAAgtagaaaacaagaaatgctAACATTTGGGATACTGATCATCAGGCAGAGCGGGTTTGAGAACACAGCAATAAAAGTTTGCAGCGAGGCTCCTTAGCCTCACTACTTTCTCAAAATTCCTAAACTTCTACTTTGGAGAAATAATCCAGTAGTATTTCTGTACATCCGTTTAAGTAGCAGCTTTTCAGTTGACTGCATCTGGAAttgagaccgcatctggaatattgtgtccagttctgggcccctcagttccagaaggacagggaactgctggagagagtccagcgcagccaccaagatgctgaagggagtggagcatctcccgtgtgaggaaaggctgaggagctggggctctggagctggagaagaggagactgaggggtgacctcattcatggggatcagtatggaaagggtgagtgtcaggaggatggagccaggctcttctgggtgacaaccagtggtaggacaaggggcaatgggtgcaaactggaacacaggaggttccacttaaatatgagaagaaacttcttcatggtgagggtgccagaggctggagcaggctgcccagggaggttgtggagtctccttctctgcagacattccaacccacctggacaccttcctgtgtaacctcatctgggtgttcctgctccggcggggggattgggctggatgagctttcgaggtcccttccaacccctgacattctgtgattctgttaaaCAGAGGATGCTTAAAACCGACCAGTTTGTGTTGTGGAGGGCAGTGCAGCAGCGAATCTGCAGCAGCCCTCGCGTTGTTTGTGTTGCAGGCTGCCATATGCCGGTGCAGCCAGCCGCTTGCCGGGTTCAGTGCACGCTGTCTGGAGGATGAACAGATGCTGCAGGCCATCAGAGAAGCCAACCATGGGAGCCCCTTCATGTATGTTGTAGACACAAGGCCAAAGGTATCTGCCTGGGGTGTTTGGCTACTTTTAAAGCTCGCCTTTGAGTTTGGAATGCTGTTTCCAGTTCATCCTTTCGCAACTCTGCTaatgctttcttctgctgcatTAGGTCAAATTGTGTCAGCCCTGAGTTTGGTATCGGGCTCCTCGTTTGGTATCTTAACATGATGAATGCTTGTGCATAACAAAACTGTTTAGTGCTGTTAAGAATGTTGTGCTCTGGATTGTTGTGAGTTGAGGTTTGTCTGAAGGATGAGCTGAAGCTGGCTGAGCCAGTGAAGTATTTTCCCCCAGAGAGCGAGGTCCATAATGTGCTGAGTTAGAAAGAAGCCTTAGGATTCGGTTCCACCAGGCTGAAGTGCTTTTATCAGCAGGCCTGGGAAGAAGTGGGACTATGTGGAGTCTGATAACAATTGAGAAAAGCAATTCCTccatttctttgcctttgtaAAAATAACACCAATGTTCTCATGATGCATAGCTTGGAGTTTAATACAGTTCAGCTCTTCTGGCCTGTAGCCACTATTTGGGGCTAGAACTTTGTTGCTGAGGTGTTCATGTAAGAGGATATTGAAGAAACATTCACAAAATGAAGTCTCTAATGACTGTCATCTTGAGGAACTGAATTTAGAAACCAATTCAAATTATTGTCTTGTAAGGATATTGATTTGGATTGTTGGTATAAGCAAATTAGAATGCAGGGATTTTCGTAGtacacaattatttaaatacaaagattttaaaatgctctgattattttaaaatcgaGCTTTCTGAGAAACTGCTTCACTGTTCAGATATTCCAGTTATTCTATAGAAACTACAGATTTAGTTAAACTATGGCGAAGGCAAGAAGGTAAAAgtctttttggggaaaaaaggaaatgtttcatCTGTTGttccaaaatgtattttggcATTTTGTAGCATGACATTCCCTAGAGATAAACATTCACATAATTACAGAATAGGTTATAGCAATCACTGCATGTTCTGTTGGTATAGACAGCTTCCAGTGTTATAGATGTTCCACTGAAATGCATCATCGATGGTAATTTTGTTCTGAAGTATTTGGTGGAAAAGGGAGAATTTATAACTCATCACCTTTCTCCTTCTAACACAATGGTAGAACTGAAGCACTAGGGTTATTTAATTGTTCTAAAGATGTATATAACATATCcaactcttccttctctctatGGAGGCAAATCACTCCTCTTACCAAATTAATATGTGGGCGGTTGAGATGCTCTGTTTTTGGGTTGCTGCTAAAGATTTCCTGGTAGCTCTTGAACTGGTTTGGGTAACTGTTAGAGCAACTGActtcttttctacttcttttctGCAGTTCCAGTTGGGTGCTGTGTTCTTTCTGCTCAACTTTAATATTTCTATGTTTCCCTCAGGTGGCTTTATTTCATCTGTGCATGTATGTCTGTGAAAAGCTTTGGAATTCTCTTTCTATTTCTATACCACCATGTATGTATGTTACTCGTAAAAATGGCTTTCCTAGTTTAACTTTCATATGCTTCTGTCTGACTGTTTTTACGTAGCTTCCCAGTTAAGACAGACTCAATGTCTCTTTACCTGTTTTGATGACAGCAATATTCTGAAATTAGGCACAGTTCTGATTCTGCCTACCCTAAGAAACTCTATCCAGGGGCTTAGTGAGTCTCTACATATGACTAATGGACTGGAGACACTGGCGTAATTTTAGTGAAACAGTTGGAAGTAACGTTTGGGAGGTGGGGAAGAACATCTGAGTAACAAATTTGTTCAGTATATTTTCTGggagattttaaaaacagaaggacTTGCAAAACAGGCTCATTTCTGTGTATTGTTTgttgtaattttctttcttttctgtcctattCCCACTCCCTTGAATTTGACAGTTAAATGCCATGGCCAACCGAGCTGCCGGGAAGGGTTATGAGAATGAAGATAATTATGATAACATTCGCTTTAAATTTATTGGCATAGAGAACATCCACGTGATGCGGAACAGCTTGCAGAAACTCCTGGAAGGTGGGTACGGTTCGTGCAAGGGACCACTGCTCATCACCTACTTTTGGGCAGAACTTTTTGCTGAATATCTAAATGCTACGTGCACAAGTGCACGTGGACTTGGCTGTTATCTGGAAACAGATAAGCGACGTCAATATCTTACTTTATTTGCTGTATTGAGGTGGCTGAAAGTATTGATGTTGTTAAAATGCTTTCCTGCcagacattttttattattgtgcTTAGTTTTATAGTGGCTCAAAAATAGTAACTAATGCTAACAACATTCCTTAATTGTGTCAGTTACataaaatgtgagtttcttaAATGTgacaaattaaatgaaaaaggcTAGAGAAATATGACGTTTTACCATTAAGAGAGTCTCCTGGTTACTTTGTGAGCTATTGAAACAAAATTAGCATAGGTTGTTGAGGAAATAGCTTTCTGGGGTTTGCTATGTTTAGTTTGGAGTATTTCAGTGCTAACaatatttctggtttgaaataaaactttggCATGATCTCCCAAAGACTTTAATCTCATACATATGTATTTCTTGGTTTTAATATATTCGATTTCTTTAAccaaacttgtttttaacacatgaatatatattaaattaatgctttaatacattaaaatatgttaaaatgcAGAGTAGCTCACATAATTAAGTTACTCTGAGATTGATCTTagggaaaaatgcaaagcaaggcAGAAGAAAGACTTACCTGAGCCCTTGGAGATCACGAGGTGGACCCAGCCCATATTTTCACTAAATGACTCTGGAGAAGTTCCATTAAAGGCAATGGTGTAGCTTGGCTCAAACCAGAGTAGATGCTGCAAATCATTCTGCTTGGTCCCTGTGCTtagttttctaaaatgtaatACAAGTGCTGTCATTCAAAATATGAGTTTAATATTTTAGTAACCAGCATAATGGTCATCATCTTGCTTCATAAAAGTTGAAGAATTGATGCTGCCAAGTGCCCGGCCAGGTAACACTGCAGGATCTGTGGTGACCTTGCAGAAAAATGAGGCTGTTCGCAGCACAAAGAAATTGGCCTGATCACAAATAAACCTTCAGTTGCCTGTTCCTGGCAGATTTATTTTGTGgtggaagaagaggcagaataAATATTGGTTTGTTCCCATGTTCTTCTTTGAAAGTGATAAAATCTCTGGTGGTGGTGCTTATGGACTATTGAACTGTTTTACTATAAGTATTTTCTATGCTGGATTTCAGCATAGCATCTGAGTTGCCTTCAAGGTCATGCCTGTTATTTCTCTCTCTAAATTAGAACCTTCCTTGCTTCAAATCTTTGTGATGGTGACCGCATGTTAGTGGTCATTAGATGTGTGTGCGATGGGGATTTATACTCAAGTAACAGATCACTAAACACTTCCTTTGTTGGCAAAAACTCAGCTGAAAAACAGTagttgccatttaaaaaaaaaaaaaaaagatattttcagatTCTTACGTTCTTTCACAGCTAAAAAAATCCGGTTTGTGTATTTAAGCATGCAAACAGTAGTTTCTGTGTCCTGTAGACAGGATATTGctgctgattaaaaaaacagcttttaggATCTACCCAGCTCTGTTGCTGTGAAGAGACGATGAGGAggtgggaaaaagaaagaggtggTGTTAATGGAGTGTCAGCTAATtcctttgtttgtgtttttagtGTGTGAAACAAAGTCCCCCTCAATGAGTGATTTCCTCACTGGGCTGGAGAACTCGGGCTGGTTACGGCACATTAAGGCTGTGATGGATGCAGGTGTCTTTCTTGCCAAGGTAAAACTGTATTCCAACCTgcagatgaattaaaaaatctgTACTTGTCTGTTAGGGACTGTTCCAAGGCTGTGAAGTTGTCTCTGGAGAGAGGGTGGAAAACTCTTCAGATTGGCCTCAGCTCTCAAAACCaagcctgcagctggaggaCATCAAGTGGGTCACCCTGCTGGCTCTCTCCTACCctgtttcctcaaaaataaaacctaccccaaaaataagccctagcatgatttttttcgGGATTTTggaggatgctcgaaatataagccctactccaaaaataagccct
Coding sequences within it:
- the MTMR8 gene encoding myotubularin-related protein 8 isoform X1; this translates as MEHITTPKVENVKLLDRYTNRKAANGTLYLTATHLIYVDASAEVRKETWILHHHIATVEKLPLTTAGYPLLIHCKNFRMAHFVIGQERDCHEVYTSLLKLSQPAKPEELYAFSYNPKMSKENREIGWKLIDLKVDYQRMGIPNDYWEITDANKDYEVCNTYPPEIVVPRAANKAVVIGSSRFRSRGRIPVLSYLYKENNAAICRCSQPLAGFSARCLEDEQMLQAIREANHGSPFMYVVDTRPKLNAMANRAAGKGYENEDNYDNIRFKFIGIENIHVMRNSLQKLLEVCETKSPSMSDFLTGLENSGWLRHIKAVMDAGVFLAKAVKDENASVLVHCSDGWDRTAQVCSLASLLLDPFYRTFKGFMVLIEKEWIAMGHKFAHRCGHLYGDPKEVSPVFTQFVECVWQLMQQFPCTFEFNERFLLEIHDHVYSCQFGNFLGTCHKEREDLKIFEKTHSLWPFLLQKKQELRNPLYRGFTAYKELQPNTLPFSFQFWCGMYNRFDKGMHPKQSVLDHLLSCMSQRVKLEDNASELENKLPFLDGPLPAETCSLSKVGSAASKTPMLNTPQDYEEEPPPALSNGASAEDSVMSDGDQKHRENLSGSENLHPLHATADGLDSEPRTGSSCTAGGL